Proteins from one Colias croceus chromosome 22, ilColCroc2.1 genomic window:
- the LOC123701757 gene encoding facilitated trehalose transporter Tret1-like — MSGDSVKNGHTYVQWMVAILANIAVFVYGFENSWISPMTKILQSDESPAGAPLSDYAISWIASAMGFAATFGTSAYAYMADRFGRKIAVMALLYPQAISWALKLYPTVLTLTLSRIVGGLAAGGIFNVVPMYVKEISQDSIRGTLGSLLILSQNLGVLFMFIIGTYFDYYTVQWSIIGIPIVTAILMLKAPEAPAFLVKLGKMDEAHETVAFLRGLDVHDKRVLEEVDRMKKEEDTFQSLPKVQLKTLFIDSKWRRSIIIFLISSTIHGCSGAYAIMVYALTLLTYASSDFVISPEVQSFSFPIVMICACLLLAVFVERVGRKRLLVAAYAASGISFGVLATSILARDTGLVPGWLPLVAMIVNVFAYAGGVSSLTYIILTEVFNFQVRAKVMGMIVTYIWFLESIQLLIYAPISKFFGYSTLFYLFTIINFIGMIFVLIYVPETKGKSEEEVQRIIRGDRKDVS; from the exons ATGAGTGGGGATAGTGTTAAAAATGGGCACACATATGTGCAATGGATGGTCGCTATATTAG CAAACATAGCTGTATTCGTATACGGCTTCGAGAACAGTTGGATATCACCCATGACTAAGATCCTGCAATCCGACGAATCCCCAGCTGGTGCACCACTCTCTGACTATGCTATATCCTGGATTGCCAGTGCCATGGGCTTCGCAGCTACGTTCGGTACCTCGGCTTATGCGTATATGGCAGATAGGTTTGGCAGGAAGATTGCTGTTATGGCCCTTTTATATCCACAAGCG atttcATGGGCTCTAAAACTCTACCCTACAGTTCTAACATTAACTTTATCACGAATTGTCGGCGGTTTGGCCGCAGGAGGGATTTTCAACGTAGTTCCTATGTATGTGAAGGAAATAAGCCAGGATAGTATAAGGGGCACGCTGGGCTCTTTGCTGATATTGTCGCAGaatttag GTGTCCTTTTCATGTTTATAATCGGAACCTATTTTGACTACTATACTGTGCAATGGTCAATCATTGGAATACCTATTGTGACTGCAATACTTATGTTGAAAGCTCCAGAAGCCCCCGCTTTCTTGGTTAAACTTGGGAAAATGGAT GAGGCACACGAAACAGTGGCTTTCCTTAGGGGCCTGGATGTGCATGATAAAAGAGTCTTGGAAGAAGTAGACCGGATGAAGAAGGAAGAAGACACTTTTCAGAGCTTGCCAAAAGTGCAACTGAAGACACTTt TTATCGATTCAAAATGGCGTCGCAGCATCATAATATTCCTCATTTCCAGTACAATACATGGCTGTAGCGGGGCATACGCCATCATGGTATATGCCCTGACTCTGCTGACATACGCAAGCTCCGACTTCGTTATAAGCCCCGAAGTACAGTCGTTTAGCTTTCCGATTGTCATGATCTGTGCTTGCTTGCTTCTTGCAGTTTTTGTGGAAAGGGTGGGACGGAAG CGACTACTCGTAGCGGCATATGCAGCTTCAGGCATATCATTCGGCGTACTAGCCACATCGATACTGGCTCGAGACACTGGCTTGGTGCCCGGCTGGCTCCCGCTAGTGGCCATGATAGTGAATGTGTTCGCATATGCGGGTGGTGTGTCGTCGctcacttatattatattgactgAGGTGTTTAATTTTCAG gTTCGTGCAAAAGTAATGGGCATGATAGTAACATACATATGGTTCTTAGAATCTATACAGCTCCTAATCTACGCGCCGATCTCAAAATTCTTCGGATAttctacattattttatttgtttacaataattaactttattggaatgatatttgtattaatatatgtaccaGAAACCAAGGGAAAGAGTGAAGAAGAAGTGCAGAGGATTATAAGGGGAGATCGAAAGGATGTatcatag